The sequence below is a genomic window from Pseudomonadota bacterium.
GAGAAGCGGCGCTGGCTCATGAGTCGTAGGGCTGCCGAGCCACGGCACACCCTCCGGGAGCGGGCGCGCGGCATGGGCCTTGAGCGCGGCGCTCGGTAAAGCTTGTTCTGGTTACAACAACCGGGTTACGACAACGGGGCATTGAGCGCGAACGATCGAGAGACCGAAAGGAGAAAGTTTCTAAGCCATCCCAATTTTGGGGATTTACCTCGGATGTCTTGATCGCTGCGCTCCCTGGGCAACCGATAATAGTGAGCTCTACCTCAAGCGGGATCCGGCCCGACTACCGGGCCTCGATCCCACGGGGCGGGCGGCGCGAATCGTTCGGCGAGGAAATCCACGAACGCGCGCACTTTGGGTGAGAGATAGCGGTTGTGGGGGTAGACCGCATAGAGGGTAGAGGGCTCGGTTGGGTAATCGTCCAGCACCGTGATGAGCGCCCCGCTCTGGAGCGCCTCGCCCACCATGAAAGTCGGGGTACGCGTGAGCCCGATCCCGGCCAGGAGCATATCCCGGATCGCCAGGCTGTTGTTGGATTGATACTTTCCCGACACCGTGACGCTGCGCTTGCCACCCGGCCCATCGAAGTGCCATTCGTTGTCGCTGGTAAGGGTGTAGATCAAACAGTTGTGGCGGATCAGATCCTCAGGCGTTTCGGGGATCCCCGCACGCTCCAAGTACAGCGGTGCGGCACAGACCACAAAACGGATGGGCGTAAGGCTGCGCGCCACCAAGGTGGAATCGGGAAGCGCGGTGATGATCCGCAGCGTCACGTCATAGCCTTCCTCAATCACATCCACAAAGCGGTCGTTGTAGCTCACATCGAGCGTGATCTCGGGGTAGCGCGTGAGGAACTCGGGCAGCGCGGGGCCGAGGTGCAGGATCCCGAAGGACATCGGCGCGTTGAGCTTCAGCGTCCCGCGCGGGGCCGCTTGGACGT
It includes:
- a CDS encoding LysR family transcriptional regulator, whose translation is MDELTDIVVFVRVVEAKSFTAAAERLGIAKSVVSKYVTRLEERLGARLLNRTTRRLSLTEAGAALYERSRLALEEIATAERCVSHVQAAPRGTLKLNAPMSFGILHLGPALPEFLTRYPEITLDVSYNDRFVDVIEEGYDVTLRIITALPDSTLVARSLTPIRFVVCAAPLYLERAGIPETPEDLIRHNCLIYTLTSDNEWHFDGPGGKRSVTVSGKYQSNNSLAIRDMLLAGIGLTRTPTFMVGEALQSGALITVLDDYPTEPSTLYAVYPHNRYLSPKVRAFVDFLAERFAPPAPWDRGPVVGPDPA